Proteins co-encoded in one Ziziphus jujuba cultivar Dongzao chromosome 9, ASM3175591v1 genomic window:
- the LOC125424320 gene encoding vacuolar iron transporter homolog 1: MAVEAVKSDIKVMPFAGACSMAIGEFASVYTQLDIEYEEVEVEEKLLDPMQAAIVSVFAFSAGELLPLMVAVFVREYKVRIAVVVLVVVASLALVVFGGVEAVSGRFRVWSSCARVFVGGGRVGRMAGWEYPMSTLASGIALQPADF; the protein is encoded by the exons ATGGCTGTCGAAGCTGTGAAAAGTGACATCAAAGTCATGCCGTTTGCCGGAGCTTGTAGCATGGCTATAGGAGAGTTCGCCTCGGTCTACACTCAGCTCGACATAGAATATGAAGAAGTAGAAGTAGAAGAGAAGTTACTGGATCCCATGCAAGCGGCTATTGTGTCGGTGTTTGCATTTTCAGCTGGAGAACTATTGCCGTTGATGGTGGCGGTGTTTGTAAGGGAGTACAAGGTGAGAATCGCGGTGGTGGTGCTAGTGGTGGTGGCAAGTTTGGCGTTGGTGGTGTTTGGAGGTGTGGAAGCGGTGTCGGGGAGGTTTAGGGTTTGGAGTTCTTGTGCTAGGGTTTTCGTTGGAGG CGGTAGAGTTGGGAGAATGGCAGGATGGGAATATCCAATGTCGACGCTGGCAAGTGGAATTGCGTTGCAGCCTGCTGACTTTTGA
- the LOC107421564 gene encoding ABSCISIC ACID-INSENSITIVE 5-like protein 7 isoform X2 yields the protein MASPKVVMASTSTTNPDLPRQSSICSISTIIADLQHADDSRNFASMNMDDLLKNMYPSSEPPPPQQQQQQQSDSAFPAGGGLVDAGGGGASISRQGSYSLPKAVGSRTVEEVWKAIVAGGESDRRPEDRDGGGGGGGGGLEEMTLEDFLTKAGAVREEDVRVPQVVGYGGQFQMQSQGVEAPMIVAYGNGSSGRGTAGRGKRRAVEEPLDKATQQKQRRMIKNRESAARSRERKQAYTIELESLVTRLEEENARLLREEAEQKKERFKQVFLSVFLSCHINIAKEYNFI from the exons ATGGCTTCGCCGAAGGTGGTGATGGCCTCCACGTCAACGACTAATCCGGATCTGCCACGACAGTCATCTATATGTTCCATCTCTACCATCATCGCCGATCTCCAACACGCCGATGATAGTAGAAACTTCGCTTCCATGAACATGGACGATCTCCTCAAGAACATGTACCCTTCCTCcgaaccaccaccaccacaacaacaacaacaacaacaatccGACTCCGCCTTCCCCGCCGGCGGAGGACTTGTTGATGCCGGCGGTGGTGGCGCGTCGATCTCACGGCAGGGGAGTTACTCGCTGCCGAAAGCAGTTGGGAGCAGGACAGTGGAGGAGGTTTGGAAGGCAATCGTGGCCGGAGGAGAGAGTGATCGGAGACCCGAGGACAGAGATGGCGGCggtggcggtggtggtggtggtttgGAGGAGATGACGTTGGAGGATTTCTTGACGAAGGCTGGGGCGGTGAGAGAGGAGGATGTGAGAGTTCCTCAGGTTGTCGGTTATGGTGGTCAGTTTCAGATGCAGTCTCAGGGTGTTGAGGCTCCGATGATCGTGGCATATGGAAATGGAAGTAGTGGACGTGGAACTGCTgggagaggaaagagaagagcCGTGGAGGAGCCTCTTGATAAGGCTACGCAGCAGAAGCAGAGAAGGATGATCAAGAACAGAGAGTCCGCTGCCAGGTCTAGAGAGCGCAAGCAG GCTTACACAATTGAGCTAGAATCTCTAGTGACACGGCTGGAGGAGGAGAATGCAAGGCTTTTGAGAGAAGAG GCTGAGCAGAAGAAAGAGAGGTTTAAGCAG GTATTTCTGAGTGTGTTCTTATCTTGCCATATTAACATAGCAAAGGAATACAATTTTATCTGA
- the LOC107421564 gene encoding ABSCISIC ACID-INSENSITIVE 5-like protein 7 isoform X4 has translation MASPKVVMASTSTTNPDLPRQSSICSISTIIADLQHADDSRNFASMNMDDLLKNMYPSSEPPPPQQQQQQQSDSAFPAGGGLVDAGGGGASISRQGSYSLPKAVGSRTVEEVWKAIVAGGESDRRPEDRDGGGGGGGGGLEEMTLEDFLTKAGAVREEDVRVPQVVGYGGQFQMQSQGVEAPMIVAYGNGSSGRGTAGRGKRRAVEEPLDKATQQKQRRMIKNRESAARSRERKQAYTIELESLVTRLEEENARLLREEAEQKKERFKQLCRIILRRHTI, from the exons ATGGCTTCGCCGAAGGTGGTGATGGCCTCCACGTCAACGACTAATCCGGATCTGCCACGACAGTCATCTATATGTTCCATCTCTACCATCATCGCCGATCTCCAACACGCCGATGATAGTAGAAACTTCGCTTCCATGAACATGGACGATCTCCTCAAGAACATGTACCCTTCCTCcgaaccaccaccaccacaacaacaacaacaacaacaatccGACTCCGCCTTCCCCGCCGGCGGAGGACTTGTTGATGCCGGCGGTGGTGGCGCGTCGATCTCACGGCAGGGGAGTTACTCGCTGCCGAAAGCAGTTGGGAGCAGGACAGTGGAGGAGGTTTGGAAGGCAATCGTGGCCGGAGGAGAGAGTGATCGGAGACCCGAGGACAGAGATGGCGGCggtggcggtggtggtggtggtttgGAGGAGATGACGTTGGAGGATTTCTTGACGAAGGCTGGGGCGGTGAGAGAGGAGGATGTGAGAGTTCCTCAGGTTGTCGGTTATGGTGGTCAGTTTCAGATGCAGTCTCAGGGTGTTGAGGCTCCGATGATCGTGGCATATGGAAATGGAAGTAGTGGACGTGGAACTGCTgggagaggaaagagaagagcCGTGGAGGAGCCTCTTGATAAGGCTACGCAGCAGAAGCAGAGAAGGATGATCAAGAACAGAGAGTCCGCTGCCAGGTCTAGAGAGCGCAAGCAG GCTTACACAATTGAGCTAGAATCTCTAGTGACACGGCTGGAGGAGGAGAATGCAAGGCTTTTGAGAGAAGAG GCTGAGCAGAAGAAAGAGAGGTTTAAGCAG CTGTGTCGCATTATTCTGAGGAGACATACTATTTAG
- the LOC107421564 gene encoding ABSCISIC ACID-INSENSITIVE 5-like protein 7 isoform X3, which yields MASPKVVMASTSTTNPDLPRQSSICSISTIIADLQHADDSRNFASMNMDDLLKNMYPSSEPPPPQQQQQQQSDSAFPAGGGLVDAGGGGASISRQGSYSLPKAVGSRTVEEVWKAIVAGGESDRRPEDRDGGGGGGGGGLEEMTLEDFLTKAGAVREEDVRVPQVVGYGGQFQMQSQGVEAPMIVAYGNGSSGRGTAGRGKRRAVEEPLDKATQQKQRRMIKNRESAARSRERKQAYTIELESLVTRLEEENARLLREEAEQKKERFKQVFLSVFLSCHINIARK from the exons ATGGCTTCGCCGAAGGTGGTGATGGCCTCCACGTCAACGACTAATCCGGATCTGCCACGACAGTCATCTATATGTTCCATCTCTACCATCATCGCCGATCTCCAACACGCCGATGATAGTAGAAACTTCGCTTCCATGAACATGGACGATCTCCTCAAGAACATGTACCCTTCCTCcgaaccaccaccaccacaacaacaacaacaacaacaatccGACTCCGCCTTCCCCGCCGGCGGAGGACTTGTTGATGCCGGCGGTGGTGGCGCGTCGATCTCACGGCAGGGGAGTTACTCGCTGCCGAAAGCAGTTGGGAGCAGGACAGTGGAGGAGGTTTGGAAGGCAATCGTGGCCGGAGGAGAGAGTGATCGGAGACCCGAGGACAGAGATGGCGGCggtggcggtggtggtggtggtttgGAGGAGATGACGTTGGAGGATTTCTTGACGAAGGCTGGGGCGGTGAGAGAGGAGGATGTGAGAGTTCCTCAGGTTGTCGGTTATGGTGGTCAGTTTCAGATGCAGTCTCAGGGTGTTGAGGCTCCGATGATCGTGGCATATGGAAATGGAAGTAGTGGACGTGGAACTGCTgggagaggaaagagaagagcCGTGGAGGAGCCTCTTGATAAGGCTACGCAGCAGAAGCAGAGAAGGATGATCAAGAACAGAGAGTCCGCTGCCAGGTCTAGAGAGCGCAAGCAG GCTTACACAATTGAGCTAGAATCTCTAGTGACACGGCTGGAGGAGGAGAATGCAAGGCTTTTGAGAGAAGAG GCTGAGCAGAAGAAAGAGAGGTTTAAGCAG GTATTTCTGAGTGTGTTCTTATCTTGCCATATTAACATAGCAAGGAAATAA
- the LOC107421564 gene encoding bZIP transcription factor 12 isoform X1, protein MASPKVVMASTSTTNPDLPRQSSICSISTIIADLQHADDSRNFASMNMDDLLKNMYPSSEPPPPQQQQQQQSDSAFPAGGGLVDAGGGGASISRQGSYSLPKAVGSRTVEEVWKAIVAGGESDRRPEDRDGGGGGGGGGLEEMTLEDFLTKAGAVREEDVRVPQVVGYGGQFQMQSQGVEAPMIVAYGNGSSGRGTAGRGKRRAVEEPLDKATQQKQRRMIKNRESAARSRERKQAYTIELESLVTRLEEENARLLREEAEQKKERFKQLMENLIPMVEKQKQPRVLRRVHSMSW, encoded by the exons ATGGCTTCGCCGAAGGTGGTGATGGCCTCCACGTCAACGACTAATCCGGATCTGCCACGACAGTCATCTATATGTTCCATCTCTACCATCATCGCCGATCTCCAACACGCCGATGATAGTAGAAACTTCGCTTCCATGAACATGGACGATCTCCTCAAGAACATGTACCCTTCCTCcgaaccaccaccaccacaacaacaacaacaacaacaatccGACTCCGCCTTCCCCGCCGGCGGAGGACTTGTTGATGCCGGCGGTGGTGGCGCGTCGATCTCACGGCAGGGGAGTTACTCGCTGCCGAAAGCAGTTGGGAGCAGGACAGTGGAGGAGGTTTGGAAGGCAATCGTGGCCGGAGGAGAGAGTGATCGGAGACCCGAGGACAGAGATGGCGGCggtggcggtggtggtggtggtttgGAGGAGATGACGTTGGAGGATTTCTTGACGAAGGCTGGGGCGGTGAGAGAGGAGGATGTGAGAGTTCCTCAGGTTGTCGGTTATGGTGGTCAGTTTCAGATGCAGTCTCAGGGTGTTGAGGCTCCGATGATCGTGGCATATGGAAATGGAAGTAGTGGACGTGGAACTGCTgggagaggaaagagaagagcCGTGGAGGAGCCTCTTGATAAGGCTACGCAGCAGAAGCAGAGAAGGATGATCAAGAACAGAGAGTCCGCTGCCAGGTCTAGAGAGCGCAAGCAG GCTTACACAATTGAGCTAGAATCTCTAGTGACACGGCTGGAGGAGGAGAATGCAAGGCTTTTGAGAGAAGAG GCTGAGCAGAAGAAAGAGAGGTTTAAGCAG CTCATGGAGAACCTCATTCCAATGGTGGAAAAGCAAAAACAACCCCGTGTTCTACGTAGAGTTCATTCTATGAGCTGGTAG